A window of Pirellulales bacterium genomic DNA:
AATCGCGCGAATTGCTGGAGCGCACGCTCGGCGAAGTGCGCGGCGTGCTGGCTCAACCCAGCGCGGACGAGGATCAATCGGAGTCATCGCCCCCCGATCCGCTCCGCGCGCAGCTTGCCGAGGCGGCCGCCGAGTTCGAGGGGAGCCATCCCGCGCTGGCCGGCACGGTGCGCAGCGTGATCGACGCGTTGGCGCAAATGGGCATCTGAGTTTCTTCATCGCAAGGGCGCCAGCGTGGCTAATAACGGTCGGGCCGCGAAACGTAGGGCAAAACGCGGCAAGCTCTATTTCGCGCGTCGCACGGCGCCCGGCGCGCCGCCGGGCACGCTCAAGGCCAATCCCAATTCGCCTCGGCCGGTGCTCAAGGTCATTGCCTACGGCAATCAACAGTTCGTCGAACGAGAACTGCGCGATCCGGAAGAACTGAAGCAGATTTTGGGACACTATCCCGTCGGCTGGCTGAATGTCGACGGGCTGGGAGACGAAAACGTCATCGCCCGCATTGGCCAGGTCTTCGGTCTGCATCTCTTGGCGCTCGAGGATGTGATGAACACCCACCAGCGCGCCAAGGTGGAGGACTATGGCGACTACCTGTTCGTCACGGCCCGCATGGTGAATCACGGGCAGCATGTCGAGACCGAGCAACTCAGCATGTTCTTGGGGCGGAACTTCGTGATCACCTTTCAGGAGTTTCCCGGGGACTCGTTCGACCCGGTGCGCGAGCGCTTGCGCAACGCGCGCGGGATGCTGCACGCCAGCGGCCCCGATTACCTGGCCTACGCCTTGCTCGACTCGGTGATCGACGCGTTCTTTCCGGCGCTTGAGCATTACGGCGAAATGCTCGACGAGTTGGAAGCCGAGGTGCTCACCGCGCCCAACTTGCACAGCGTCTCGCGGATTCACGAAATCAAGAACGAGCTGATCTTGCTGCGCCGCGCCATCTGGCCGCAGCGCGAGGCGATCAACACGCTGCTGCGCGATCCGCACGACATCGTGTCCAATGAGACACGCCTGCACCTGCGCGATTGCTATGACCACACGGTGCAAATTATCGACCTGGTGGAGGTGTATCGCGAGATCGCGTCTGGCCTGACCGACTTGTTTGTCTCCAGCGCCAGCAATCGCATGAACGAGGTGATGAAGGTGCTCACCATCATCGCCACTATTTTCATTCCGCTCACTTTCATCACCAGTATCTATGGGATGAACTTCAACACCGACGCCTCGCCTTGGAACATGCCCGAACTGAACATGCCGCTGGGCTATGTCGGCGTGTGGGTGGTGATGGTTGCGGTGAGCGTGGGCATGCTGTATTTCTTTTGGCGCAAGGGTTGGCTGCGCAGCTTCACGCCGAGCACTTTTGAGCGTGGCGGACGCCGCGATTGGTCAGGTCCACCAGAAAACGGCAACGGTCCAGCGGCGGAACGCCCCGGTTTACCGGCGATTTCCGGGGCCGAAACCAAGAAATGACCCGGCTTGCCCCTCGGCGTACAATAAATTCTTGCCGCCGCCGAATACCTGGGAGACCGTCGCAATGGTGGAACGTGAAATCGGAGCCGCGACCATGCTCGACCTTCTCCAAACGCATCCCTGGTTGATCGTGCTGTTTCTGATCGCCGCCGTGGTGATTGCCTGCGTGGCGATTGTGTTTGTCACCGATTACAACCGCCGCACTCATCAGGCGGAGATCGACGCCATGCTCAAACGCGACATGCTGGCGCGCGGGCTGTCGGCCGCCGACATCAAGACCGTGCTCGAGGCGTCGGGCGATCCGGAGCATGCTCGCGCCGCCTGCGAGAATGGCGGCGTGCGGCTAGGGCTGGGCAAGCTCCAGGTCGAAATGGGATCGTTCCCACAGCCGCCAGGGTCGTGGAAAGCCCCCGAGGCCAGCAAGGGCTAGGCCACCGCACGCCAACATCTGGCGAGACCGCTCGTGAGTTAGAGCAGAACTGCAATTTGGTTCCAAGTGCTCTCCACTCGCGAGGATTTTATGTTGTCGATGATTCGTGCGCCGCAATTTTTGTACTTATTGGTATTGTTGATTGCGCTCTTGCAGACTCGGCATGATGCAGTAGCCGCGCCGCTGCGCTGGGATGTGCATGACGGCGGCAATGGGCACTACTACGAAGCCGTGCAACAACCG
This region includes:
- the corA gene encoding magnesium/cobalt transporter CorA, with product MANNGRAAKRRAKRGKLYFARRTAPGAPPGTLKANPNSPRPVLKVIAYGNQQFVERELRDPEELKQILGHYPVGWLNVDGLGDENVIARIGQVFGLHLLALEDVMNTHQRAKVEDYGDYLFVTARMVNHGQHVETEQLSMFLGRNFVITFQEFPGDSFDPVRERLRNARGMLHASGPDYLAYALLDSVIDAFFPALEHYGEMLDELEAEVLTAPNLHSVSRIHEIKNELILLRRAIWPQREAINTLLRDPHDIVSNETRLHLRDCYDHTVQIIDLVEVYREIASGLTDLFVSSASNRMNEVMKVLTIIATIFIPLTFITSIYGMNFNTDASPWNMPELNMPLGYVGVWVVMVAVSVGMLYFFWRKGWLRSFTPSTFERGGRRDWSGPPENGNGPAAERPGLPAISGAETKK
- a CDS encoding DUF4404 family protein: SRELLERTLGEVRGVLAQPSADEDQSESSPPDPLRAQLAEAAAEFEGSHPALAGTVRSVIDALAQMGI